AAGACGATGGTCAGGAAGCTCAACCAGAGCCAGACCGGCTTACCGACGAAGTCGGCGGTCATCAGCGAAATCAGAGTGTCCATAAAGTCCTCGGGTCAGGGACCAGTGGCGCACGCGCGGTGAACGGCCCGCAGCGCTGGGGCAAGCGCCGCGAACCGTCCGTTCCGGGCGTCCGCACTGGACGGTCGGTGGGGAGAGGACCGACATGGCGGCGCAACGCCGTCAGAGGGGCCCGGACCTCGGGCAAGTATGGGGATAAGGCTAGGCGTAACCGCTCAACGGGGCGGCGACCTTACCGGATGGGCTTCAGCCGGAGATCGGTGAAGCGGCGGGGCTTGCGCACCACCATCACCTCGGTGATCTGGCGTCCTTCGCGGCGGATATAGTCGATCTGCGCGCCAAGCTGGCGCTTGATCCGCTTCAGCGCCACCAGGCGCTCGCCATCAGGGTCCAGACGCCGGCGCTCGGCATCCATCTCGGCATCGAGCATCTTGCTGCGGGTCGTCAGCGACTTGAGGAACTGGTCCACGTCAACCTCCTTTCAATGGGAGGAACATGGCGTGGACGAACTCATAGTTCCAATGCATAGTCTTAATAGTCTCGATTGAGTGAAGCTATCGCCATGGCCTTCCGCCCCACCCATCGCCAGCTCGAATATGCCGTCGCGCTGGCCGAGACCGGCCATTTCGGCGCGGCGGCGCGGCGCTGCCATGTCTCGCAACCGACGCTCTCGGTGCAGATCGCCCAGCTCGAGGCCCAGCTCGGCGCCACCCTGTTCGAGCGCACGCCCGGCCGCGTCCAGCCGACGCCGGTGGGGCTCCACGTGATCGAGGCGGCGCGGCAGGTGCTGCTGACGCTGGACGACATCGTCGCGGCGGCGGCGAGCAGCACGCGCAATCTCGGCGGGCTGATCCGGCTCGGCGTCGCCCCGACCTTCGGGCCCTATTTCCTGCCCAATCTGCTGCCGGCGCTGCACGCCAAATACCCGGCGCTGCAGATCTACATCAAGGAAGAGCGCCCGGCGGTGATCCTGCGCGAGGTGATTTCCGGCGCGCTGGATTGCGGGCTCGGCCCGGCGCCCGATTCGGACCATGCGGTGACCTTCCGCCGGCTGTGCCGCGAGACGATCTTTCTCGGCGTGCCGAAGGACCACCGGCTGGCCCCGGTCGGCCATGTCGACCCCAAGGCGCTGCGCGGCGAGCGGCTGCTCACGCTGGGGCGCGGCCATCATCTGTTCGAACGGGTGCGCGAGCTCGCCACCGCCTGCGGCGCCGACATGCGCGAGGACTATGAGGGCACCAGCCTCGACGCGCTGCGCCAGATGGTGGTCATGGGCATGGGCATGTCGCTGTTCCCCGAACTCTATGCCCGCTCGGAGTTTCGCATGGAGGACGACATCGCCCTGCTCACCCTCGACGGCTGGCCCGCGAGCCGCGACATGGGCTATTTCTGGCGCGCCGGCAGCGGGCGGGCGGTTCAGTTCGAGCAACTGGCACGCGAAAGCGAGACGACCTGCGCGGCGCTCGGGCTTGAAGCGGTCTAAGTCCATGACTTAGCGTCATGTGGTTCTGAAATACCGCCGCTATCGTCGCTAAATTACCAATATATTTGGGCATTTGCCGAAAGGCTGTTCGTGCCTATTCTGGTGCCCGGGGATGCGGATGAAGGTAGCCATGGCGGGTCAACGGGTGGGGCGTGACACGGGCAGGCACAGGCGCGCGCGGCAGCTCTGCCGCGCCGGCGGCCTCGTCCTTGCCGCGCTGCTGGGCTTTGCCCCCCTGTATGCCGCGGCCTCCCACACCAACACCGCGCCGCCGCCGGCGACCGGCGACCCGGCGACCACGGTCAACCTGCAGATCGTCGGGGGCCTCGCGGGCGTCACCCAGTACACCAATTACGAGCAGCCCTTCTGGGAGAAGGAGATCACCGAGCGTTCCGGCGGGCGAATCAAGGCGACCATCCGCCCGCTCGACGCCGGCGGCCTGCGGGCCGAGGAGACGCTCCAGCTCATGCGGCTCGGCGTCGTGCCCTTCGGTTCGGCGAGCCTCTCGCGCGTGTCGAGCGACGACCCGGAGCTCAACGCCTTCGACCTGCCGGTGCTGAACCCGGACATGGGCACGCTGCGCCGCACCGTGGGCGCCACGCGCCAGCACCTCGCGGACTATCTGCTGCAGCGCTACGACATCGTGCTGCTCGCCGTCTATGCCTACCCGGCGCAGGTGATCTTCTGCACCAAGCCGTTCAGCGGCCTCGACGATCTCGCCGGCCGCAAGGTGCGCACCTCCTCGGTTGGCCAGGCCGAGCTGATGGCCGGGCTCGGGGCGGTGCCGGTGCTGCTGCCCTTCGCGGAAATCGTGCCGGCGCTGAAATCCGGCGTCGCCGAATGCGCCATCACCGGCACGCTGAGCGGCTATGAGATCGGCCTGCCGGGCATCGCCACCCATGTGCATTCCATGGCGATCAGCTGGGGACTCTCCTTCTTCGGCGCCAACCGCGCCGCCTGGGACGCCCTCCCGCCGGATCTGCAGGAAGTGATTCGCACCGGCGTCGCCGATCTCGAGCGCCGCGTCTGGATCCAGGCCGACACCGACACCCAGCGCGGCCTCGCCTGCAACAGCGGCGGCGCCACCTGCGGCGAGACCATCGGCGACATGACGCTGGTGCCCACCTCGCCCAAGGACGCCGCCCGGCGCGAGCGCCTGCTGCAAGAGGTGGTGATCCCCCGCTGGATCCTGCGCTGCGGGCCGAGCTGCGCCACCGCCTGGAACACCTATCTGGCGCCGGTTCACGGCATTCACGCGGATCGGGAGTGATGCCTCATGCGTTGCGGCACCGTGCGGTGATGCTCTGGCCGCGGCTCAAAATGGTCGTCGCCGCCGGCACAGGGATAATCCTGCTGACCGTCGCCGCGGGCACGGCCCTTCTGATCGACCGCGGCGAGCGGGCCGCCATGGCGGCGGCGGCCACCGGCCTCGAACGCTCCGCCCAGGCGGTGGAAAACGCGCTGAACCGCCAGCTCCTGCAGGTGCATGGCGCCCTTGCCAGCCTGCCGAGCCTGTTCGCCGCCGCCAAGGCGACCCCGCAAAGCTCCGGTCTCGCGGCCGAGCTGCTCGGCAGCCTCAACTTCCAGACCCTGGCCTATCGCGACCTCATGCTGGTGGCGCCGGACGGCGCCGTCATCGCCACGGCGCGCCCGCATGGCGGCCAGCGCGAGCTGCCCTTCACCGCCGACCGGCTGCACGGCGCGCCGCTCGCTTTGCTCGGGCCGCTGCGTAACAAGATCTCCGGCGACTGGTCGCTCTACCTCGCCCGCACCGTGCCGCAATGGGGCGGGGTGACGCCGGTGGCGGAAGTCCCGCTGCTCACTTTGATGAAGCTGCTGGCCGAGACCGGCGTCGACCCGCAGGTGCGCATCACGCTCCAGCGCCCGGACGGCCAGCTCATCGCCACCCTGCCGCATGACGAGCTGCGCACCGGCGAACTTGTCGCCAGCGGTCCCGCGACCCCGACGCCGGACGGCACGGCCTATCTCCTGCCCGCCGCCGGGCCGGACGGGCAGACCCTCTCGGTCGCCCGCGCCTCGCTCTACAATGATGTGCGCGTCGTGCTCAGCGCGCCGCGCCAGGTGCTGCTCGCCAACTGGCTGCGCGACCGCGACCGCATGCTGGTCTCGGTCGCCATCGGCATGCTGCTGGTCGGCGCCTTCGGCACGGTGATGATCGTCGCGCTCGGCCAGCGCGAGCGCATGGAAGCCGAGCGCAGCCGCGCCGCCTCGGTGCTCGTCAACGCCATCGAGGCCATGTCCGACGGCTTCGTGATGTGGGATCAGGACGACCGGCTCGTCACCTGCAACCAGCGTTTCCGCGACATCTACGCGCTCAGCGCGCCCTTCATGATCCCCGGCGCCCGCTTCGAGGACATCGTGCGGCAAGCGGTGGCGGCGGGCCAGTACGACGTGCCCGAGCACGAGCGCGGCGCGCTGGTCGACGAGATGATCGCCATGCATCGCGATGCCTCGGGCTCGGCCGAGCGCCAGCTTTCCGACGGGCGCTGGATCCTCATCCGCGAGCGCCGCACCGCCGATGGCGGCATGGTCGGCATCCGCGCCGACATTACCGCGCTGAAATCCGCCCATGAGGAACTTGCCGAGGCCAATGCCCGCGCCAACGCCGCCGCCGCCGAGGCACGCCGGCAGAACGCCGCGCTGATCGAGCGCGAGGGCCAGATCCGCTTCCTCGCCCATCATGACGACCTGACCCGCCTGCCCAACCGCGTGCTGTTCCGCAGCCGAATCGATGCGGCGCTACAGGCCGCCGCCGAGCGCGGCGAGCGGCTCGCGCTGCTCTATCTCGACCTCGACCGCTTCAAGGATGTGAACGACACGCTCGGCCATCCCGTGGGCGACGCGCTGCTGCGCGCCGCCGCCGCCCGGCTTGGCCACAGCGTGGCCGATGATGAACGGGTCGCCCGGCTCGGCGGCGACGAATTCGCCATCATCAGCCTCGCCTCGAACCAGCCGGAAACGGCACAGGCGCTGAGCGAGCGCATCATCGCCGAGTTGAGCACGCCCTACAGCATCCTCGGCCACACCATCGCGGCGAGCGCCAGCGTCGGCATCGCCATTTCCGACGGCACCGAGCTCGACGCCGACGCCCTGCTCAAGCAGGCCGACCTCGCGCTCTATCACGCCAAGGCGAAGGGGCGCGGCACCTATTGCGTCTTCACGCCCGACATGGACGCGCATCTGCGCGGCCGCATCGAACTGGAGACGGACCTGCGCGCCGCGCTGGATGGCGACCAGTTCCACCTCGTCTACCAGCCGATCTTCGATCTCGCCGACAACGCCCTCACCGGCTTCGAGGCGCTGCTGCGCTGGCAGCACCCCGAGCGCGGGCTGGTGAGCCCGGCCACCTTCATCCCGCTGGCGGAGGAGACGCGGCTCATCGTCGAGATCGGCGCCTGGGCGCTGGGCCGGGCCTGCGCCGACATCGCCGACCTGCCGGGCGGGCCACGGCTCTCAGTCAATCTCTCGCCGGTGCAGCTCGCGGTGGGCGACATCATCGGCGTGGTCAGCCAGGTGCTGGAGCGCACCGGCTTCGAGGCCTCGCGGCTGGAACTGGAGATCACCGAGACCGCGCTGTTCGACAACAATGCCCGTAACCTCGAGGCGCTGCGCGAGCTCAAGGCGCTCGGCGTCGGCATCGTGCTCGATGATTTCGGCACCGGCTATTCGAGCCTCAGCCATTTGCGGCTGTTCCCGCTCGACACGATCAAGATCGACCGCTCCTTCGTACGCGAAATGGTGATCCGGCCCGACAGCGCCGCCATCGTCGACACCATCGCCGATCTCGCCGGCCGGCTCGGCATGACGACGACGGCCGAAGGGATCGAGACCGCCGAACAGCAGGACGTCGCGCGCCGCGCCGGCTGCACCCATGGGCAGGGCTTCTTCCTCGGCCGACCGCAGCCGCTGGAGCAGGCCCGCGCCCTCGCCGCCTCGCTCGGCAGCCGGCCCCGCCATGGCGCGCGGCGCGGCGTGCGCGCCGGCCACCGTCCGGGCGACCTGACCGGCTGATCCTGCCCTTCGCTCACATCCTTCAGGCGCCGGCGGCGGCGAGCCGTGCGTGCGCGCGGTGCTCGGTGAGGCGGAGCGCGGCCAGGAGGCCGACGAGATTCACCGCCGGCAGCAGCCAGATGGCCGCGCGGAAGGCTTCCGGGCTCGGGTCGGCGCGGGTGGAGAACAGGTCCAGCAACGCGCCGAAGCCCCATTCGCCGAGGCCGCCCAGCAGCATGATCATCATGTTGGTGGCGGCAATCGCCGTGCCGGTGACGCGGGCCGGGTTATGCTCCACGGCGGAGGCGAAGCACACGACCTGCGAGGTCGAGGCAAGGCCGAGCAGCAGAAGCAGCGCATACATCCCCGTCAGCGACGCGGAGGGCAGCAGGGCGATGACGACGGTCACCGCAACCGTGGCGATACTCGCGCCGACCAGCAGCGGCCGGCGCGTGCCGAAACGGTCGGAAACGAAGCCGGCAAGCGGGCCGCCGATCATCCAGCCGACATACATCATCGAGACCGCGCCGGAAGCGCCGATCTTGTCGGCACCGGTCAGCGCGGCGATGTAGCTCTCGCCCCAGAGGGCGCCGAGGATCGAGAGGGGCATGTAGAGGCTGGCGCCGACAATGCCGATGTACCAGCTCTGCGGGTTGGCATAGACCACGCGCAGCGCCGCGACGATGCCCGCCCGCTCCGCCGGCGGCTCACCGACCTCGGGCACCGGCCCGGCGCTGCCGCCGGCCGGAATGATCAGGGCGATCAGCAGGCCGATGAGGATGCCCAGCGCGCCGGTGATGAGCAGCGCGGTCTGCCAGCCCAGCGTATCGACAAGCCGCGCCACGCCGGCATTGCCGATGATCGCCCCGGCCATGCCGAGCGAGGTCGTCAGCCCCGACAGGAGCGCCAGCATGGAGCGCGGGAACCAGGCCGCCGCGAGATACATGGTGCCGACGAAGGCGAAGGCCGAGCCCATGCCCTGGCAGAAGCGGGCGGCGACCAGAAAGGCCGAATTCGAGCCGGCCACCTCGATGAACACGCCGAAGGTGCAGATCGCAACCGAGACCAGCAGCACGCGCTTGGCCCCGAACCGGTCGATCATCGTGCCGGAGACGAGCTGCATCGGCGAGTAGATGAAGTAATAGGCCCCCGCCGCGGCCCCGAGCGCCGCCGCCGTGAGGCCGAAATGCGCCTGGAGTTCCTCTTCCATCGCCGCCGGCGCAACCCGGACGAAGAACTCATAGAGATAGAACAGCGCCGCCGTGCCCCAGATCAGCCAGCCGCGCGCCGAGGCGCTGGTGACGGCGCTGCCCGCGCGCTCCTCGATGATCATCCGTCCCCCCCTCGCGCGCGATTCGCGTCTCGTTTCCCGGTAGGATGATAACAGAGACATGACGTTGCGGAGGGACGGCGGATGCGCCGCTTGGGCGGTTTCCGCTCCGGCATGCACCGCCCCGAAAAGCGCCCCTGCCTGAGGACAGGCGCGGTTTAACGCGGGGACGTCAGGCCGCGCGATGGCGCCGGGCGCGGCGCCACTGCCGCCACCACTGGCGCAAGCCGGCATAGCCGGCGCTGTGCGTCGCCGCCGGCCGGTGCATGGTCGCCGGCGTGTTGATGGCAGCCGCCTGATGGGCCATGCGCGCGCTCATCTCCTCCAGCTGCGCCTGCGTCTGCGCCAATTGCCGGCGCGCAGCCTGAAGCTCACGGGCGATGGCGAGCCGGTCCGCATCGGCATTGGACAGGGCGCCGCCGGCCCGCACCTCACGGCCGGTGCGCACCAGCGAGGGGTCGGACAGCGCCGCATGCGCCGCCATCGCCCGCTCGCGCTGCAAGGGCAGCACGGCGGAGAGCTTGGCGGCGAGATACTCGCCATCCTCGATGAAGCGGGGAAAATCGAGGAACACCACCGGGATGTCCTTCTGCACCGCGTAATGCACCAGCGTGTGGAAGCCGACGGCGAGGATGCGCGCCTGATCCACCGCGTTCAGCGCATGCACCATGCCGCCGGGGGTTTCGCCCCACTGATGGAAGCTTTCCGGCAGGTCGGCCATCCACGGCGCCGCGCGATGGATCGCGGTGCGCTCGACGAGCACGCGGCTCGCCGCCGCCTCCTCCAACGCCCGCACCGGCACGATGAAGGCGTCGACGGTGACTTCCGGCGGAATGGCGCTCGCCGGATCGAAGGCGATCCAGGGCGACTTCACCACATAGGGCAGATCATCGAGCTGGCCGGGCAGCAGGAGATCCTCCAGCCCGGCATTGGCCGCGTCGTCGAGCTGGGCGTCCGGGTGGCGCCCGAGATGGGTATCGAAGCCATTGGCGTGGAGATACTGCACGAGAAAGCTCGTGCCCGCCCGCCCCGTCCCGGTGATGACGAGATGCTTGTGGTGAGACATGGCCGATCCATTTTTGAATCGTTCTTATGAGCCTTACGTTAGATCATCTCTCCGGCCCGTCGCGCAACCCAAAGAATCGTGGTGCGACCCTCCTGCAACCACAGAGAACGTTGCCCAGCGCCGCGCCGGGTCATCCGGCGGGTGGCCGGCCACGTAGTGCCCGCATGACCCACGCGCGTCTCCCTCTCTTGCCCGCAGGTGCCCGATGACCACCGAACCCCGCAGCTGCGCCGTCGTCTTCGGTGCCACCGGCGGCATCGGCGCCGCCCTCGTGGCGGCGCTCCAGTCGTCCGGCCGGTATGACGCCGTGCTGGCCTTCGGGCGGCGCACGCCGGTCGCGATTGACCTGACCGACGAGGCGAGCCTTGAGCGCGCGGTCGCCCATGCCGCCGGGCACGGCGAGATCCGCCTCGCCATCGACGCCACCGGCATGCTGCACACGGGAGACTACCGGCCGGAAAAGAGCTGGCGCGAGCTCGATGCCGGCCATCTCGCCGAGAGCTTCGCCATCAACGCCATCGGCCCCGCTCTTTTGATGAAGCACCTGCTGCCGGCCCTGCCGCGCAGCGGGCGCGCGGTCTTCGCCACCCTGTCGGCGCGGGTCGGCTCGATCGGCGACAACCGGCTCGGCGGCTGGTACGGCTACCGGGCGGCGAAGGCGGCGCTGAACCAGTTCGTCCGCACCGCCGCGATCGAGCTGGCCCGCCGCGCGCCGGAGGCGATCTGCGTCGCGCTGCATCCCGGTTCGGTCGCGACCCCGCTCTCCGCGCCCTTCGCCCGGCCCGACCACCCGGCGCAGACACCGGCGGAGGCGGCGGCGCATCTTCTGGCGGTCATTGACGGGCTCGCCCCCGCGCAAAGCGGCGGCTTTGTCGACTGGCAGGGCGAGACCATTCCGTGGTGAGCAT
Above is a window of Ancylobacter sp. WKF20 DNA encoding:
- a CDS encoding TRAP transporter substrate-binding protein gives rise to the protein MAGQRVGRDTGRHRRARQLCRAGGLVLAALLGFAPLYAAASHTNTAPPPATGDPATTVNLQIVGGLAGVTQYTNYEQPFWEKEITERSGGRIKATIRPLDAGGLRAEETLQLMRLGVVPFGSASLSRVSSDDPELNAFDLPVLNPDMGTLRRTVGATRQHLADYLLQRYDIVLLAVYAYPAQVIFCTKPFSGLDDLAGRKVRTSSVGQAELMAGLGAVPVLLPFAEIVPALKSGVAECAITGTLSGYEIGLPGIATHVHSMAISWGLSFFGANRAAWDALPPDLQEVIRTGVADLERRVWIQADTDTQRGLACNSGGATCGETIGDMTLVPTSPKDAARRERLLQEVVIPRWILRCGPSCATAWNTYLAPVHGIHADRE
- a CDS encoding hydrogen peroxide-inducible genes activator translates to MAFRPTHRQLEYAVALAETGHFGAAARRCHVSQPTLSVQIAQLEAQLGATLFERTPGRVQPTPVGLHVIEAARQVLLTLDDIVAAAASSTRNLGGLIRLGVAPTFGPYFLPNLLPALHAKYPALQIYIKEERPAVILREVISGALDCGLGPAPDSDHAVTFRRLCRETIFLGVPKDHRLAPVGHVDPKALRGERLLTLGRGHHLFERVRELATACGADMREDYEGTSLDALRQMVVMGMGMSLFPELYARSEFRMEDDIALLTLDGWPASRDMGYFWRAGSGRAVQFEQLARESETTCAALGLEAV
- a CDS encoding EAL domain-containing protein, giving the protein MPHALRHRAVMLWPRLKMVVAAGTGIILLTVAAGTALLIDRGERAAMAAAATGLERSAQAVENALNRQLLQVHGALASLPSLFAAAKATPQSSGLAAELLGSLNFQTLAYRDLMLVAPDGAVIATARPHGGQRELPFTADRLHGAPLALLGPLRNKISGDWSLYLARTVPQWGGVTPVAEVPLLTLMKLLAETGVDPQVRITLQRPDGQLIATLPHDELRTGELVASGPATPTPDGTAYLLPAAGPDGQTLSVARASLYNDVRVVLSAPRQVLLANWLRDRDRMLVSVAIGMLLVGAFGTVMIVALGQRERMEAERSRAASVLVNAIEAMSDGFVMWDQDDRLVTCNQRFRDIYALSAPFMIPGARFEDIVRQAVAAGQYDVPEHERGALVDEMIAMHRDASGSAERQLSDGRWILIRERRTADGGMVGIRADITALKSAHEELAEANARANAAAAEARRQNAALIEREGQIRFLAHHDDLTRLPNRVLFRSRIDAALQAAAERGERLALLYLDLDRFKDVNDTLGHPVGDALLRAAAARLGHSVADDERVARLGGDEFAIISLASNQPETAQALSERIIAELSTPYSILGHTIAASASVGIAISDGTELDADALLKQADLALYHAKAKGRGTYCVFTPDMDAHLRGRIELETDLRAALDGDQFHLVYQPIFDLADNALTGFEALLRWQHPERGLVSPATFIPLAEETRLIVEIGAWALGRACADIADLPGGPRLSVNLSPVQLAVGDIIGVVSQVLERTGFEASRLELEITETALFDNNARNLEALRELKALGVGIVLDDFGTGYSSLSHLRLFPLDTIKIDRSFVREMVIRPDSAAIVDTIADLAGRLGMTTTAEGIETAEQQDVARRAGCTHGQGFFLGRPQPLEQARALAASLGSRPRHGARRGVRAGHRPGDLTG
- a CDS encoding MFS transporter, with product MIIEERAGSAVTSASARGWLIWGTAALFYLYEFFVRVAPAAMEEELQAHFGLTAAALGAAAGAYYFIYSPMQLVSGTMIDRFGAKRVLLVSVAICTFGVFIEVAGSNSAFLVAARFCQGMGSAFAFVGTMYLAAAWFPRSMLALLSGLTTSLGMAGAIIGNAGVARLVDTLGWQTALLITGALGILIGLLIALIIPAGGSAGPVPEVGEPPAERAGIVAALRVVYANPQSWYIGIVGASLYMPLSILGALWGESYIAALTGADKIGASGAVSMMYVGWMIGGPLAGFVSDRFGTRRPLLVGASIATVAVTVVIALLPSASLTGMYALLLLLGLASTSQVVCFASAVEHNPARVTGTAIAATNMMIMLLGGLGEWGFGALLDLFSTRADPSPEAFRAAIWLLPAVNLVGLLAALRLTEHRAHARLAAAGA
- a CDS encoding SDR family NAD(P)-dependent oxidoreductase; the encoded protein is MTTEPRSCAVVFGATGGIGAALVAALQSSGRYDAVLAFGRRTPVAIDLTDEASLERAVAHAAGHGEIRLAIDATGMLHTGDYRPEKSWRELDAGHLAESFAINAIGPALLMKHLLPALPRSGRAVFATLSARVGSIGDNRLGGWYGYRAAKAALNQFVRTAAIELARRAPEAICVALHPGSVATPLSAPFARPDHPAQTPAEAAAHLLAVIDGLAPAQSGGFVDWQGETIPW